A region from the Cetobacterium sp. ZOR0034 genome encodes:
- the pstA gene encoding phosphate ABC transporter permease PstA translates to MNILKGKSGTFIELLIKSVALFAVVPIFLILGYIIYKGVPAITWEFLTEVPRRGMRAGGIFPAIVGTIYLTLGTIAVSVPFGIFTGVYLVEYAKENLLTRLINLTIINLAGIPSIIYGLFGMSLFVIYFKLGVSILSGSLTLGIMCLPVIITATRESLLAVPNSLREASLALGATKWETVSKIVIPAALPGISTGVILSISRAAGETAPILFTAAAFYLPFLPQSIFDQVMALPYHLYVISTQVPNMPQSNMHGTLFILVFITVGFNLIGAYIRNKFEK, encoded by the coding sequence ATGAATATTTTAAAAGGAAAAAGCGGTACATTTATCGAACTGTTAATTAAGTCTGTTGCTTTATTTGCTGTTGTACCTATCTTTCTAATATTAGGTTATATAATTTACAAAGGTGTTCCTGCCATCACTTGGGAATTCTTAACTGAAGTTCCTAGAAGAGGAATGAGAGCAGGTGGAATCTTCCCAGCTATCGTCGGAACAATCTATTTAACGCTAGGAACTATAGCAGTTTCTGTTCCTTTCGGAATTTTTACCGGTGTTTACCTTGTTGAGTACGCCAAAGAAAATCTTTTAACAAGATTAATCAACTTAACTATAATAAACTTAGCTGGAATTCCAAGTATCATATATGGACTTTTCGGAATGTCACTATTTGTAATATATTTCAAACTAGGTGTTTCTATCTTATCAGGATCGCTAACACTTGGTATAATGTGTTTACCAGTTATCATTACTGCAACTAGAGAATCACTACTAGCTGTTCCTAACAGTTTAAGAGAAGCATCTCTTGCTCTTGGAGCAACAAAATGGGAAACTGTTTCTAAAATTGTTATCCCTGCAGCACTTCCTGGAATCTCAACTGGAGTTATTCTAAGTATATCTAGAGCTGCTGGAGAAACAGCACCTATACTATTTACTGCTGCTGCATTCTATCTACCATTCCTGCCTCAATCAATATTTGATCAGGTTATGGCATTACCATATCACCTATATGTTATATCTACACAAGTTCCAAATATGCCTCAAAGCAATATGCACGGAACTCTATTTATCCTTGTATTTATAACTGTTGGATTCAATCTTATTGGTGCATATATTAGAAATAAATTTGAAAAATAA
- the pstC gene encoding phosphate ABC transporter permease subunit PstC has translation MHSIRKIKDSVMSGVHSVVGIFNILIVILIFIFILVNSLSFFKEYPISKFFTGTEWISLSGKYGLLPLLVGSFWVTVVALGISVPIGITTTIYLSEFASKKTKKTLKIIIETMSALPSVVLGYLGLYVLSGFVKTTFGLPSGLNALTGGIMLSFMAIPTIVSLSDDALNALDKSYREASLALGANKLETVFKVLLPAAFPGIFAGIMLGFGRIIGETMAVLMITGNAPIMATTPLSPVRTLTATIAAEMGEVVQGSKHYHALFAIGLVLFAISFLTNSIADKYIRKSRKLMGK, from the coding sequence ATGCATAGTATAAGAAAGATTAAAGACTCAGTGATGAGTGGTGTTCACTCAGTTGTTGGAATCTTTAATATTCTAATCGTTATACTTATTTTCATCTTTATTTTAGTAAATAGTTTATCTTTCTTTAAAGAATATCCAATCTCAAAATTCTTCACTGGAACTGAATGGATCTCTCTTTCTGGAAAATACGGTCTTTTACCTTTATTAGTTGGATCATTTTGGGTAACAGTAGTTGCTTTAGGAATCTCTGTTCCTATAGGAATAACTACAACTATATATCTATCAGAGTTTGCTAGTAAAAAAACAAAAAAAACATTAAAAATTATTATAGAAACAATGTCAGCTCTACCATCGGTTGTTCTTGGTTATTTAGGACTTTATGTTCTTTCAGGATTTGTAAAAACAACTTTTGGTTTACCTAGTGGATTAAATGCTTTAACAGGTGGAATAATGCTTTCATTTATGGCTATCCCTACTATAGTAAGTTTATCAGACGATGCATTAAACGCTTTAGATAAATCATATAGAGAGGCTTCTCTTGCTCTTGGTGCAAACAAACTTGAAACTGTTTTCAAAGTTCTTTTACCTGCGGCTTTCCCAGGAATATTCGCTGGTATAATGTTGGGATTCGGAAGAATTATTGGTGAAACAATGGCTGTTCTTATGATTACAGGAAATGCACCAATAATGGCAACAACACCACTTTCTCCTGTAAGAACACTAACAGCTACAATAGCTGCTGAAATGGGAGAAGTTGTTCAAGGAAGTAAACACTACCATGCTTTATTTGCTATTGGGTTAGTTTTATTTGCCATCAGTTTCTTAACAAACAGTATCGCTGATAAATATATCCGTAAATCAAGAAAGTTAATGGGTAAATAG
- a CDS encoding PstS family phosphate ABC transporter substrate-binding protein: MKMKKFFLMGLMAMMGTTALASKVIQVKGSDTIVNVSQYIAEEYMGKNKDARIAVTGGGSGVGISSLINGTADIGMASRNIKAQELKTAEDKGLKIKEVVLGYDGITVIVNENNKLDNVNHLDLAKIFRGEITNWKELGGDDAAIVVLSRDSSSGTHEFFKEHIVREENTKKDAEYGRNTLYMPSNEAIKQEAKNNKYAIGYIGMGYMDKSVKSLKVDAIEPNVQNVADKKYPIAREIYWYVIDTDNKDVKGLVDFALSADGQRVVSDEGFVPAK; encoded by the coding sequence ATGAAAATGAAAAAGTTTTTTCTAATGGGATTAATGGCAATGATGGGAACAACAGCTTTAGCATCAAAAGTTATTCAAGTAAAAGGGTCAGATACAATAGTTAATGTATCTCAATACATCGCAGAAGAGTACATGGGGAAAAATAAAGATGCGAGAATAGCTGTAACTGGTGGAGGTTCAGGTGTAGGAATTTCATCTTTAATCAACGGAACTGCAGATATCGGAATGGCATCAAGAAACATAAAAGCACAAGAGTTAAAAACAGCAGAAGATAAAGGTTTAAAAATTAAAGAGGTTGTTTTAGGATACGATGGAATAACAGTAATTGTAAACGAAAATAACAAATTAGATAATGTTAACCACCTAGATTTAGCAAAAATATTCAGAGGAGAGATCACTAACTGGAAAGAGTTAGGAGGAGACGACGCAGCGATTGTTGTTTTATCAAGAGACTCATCATCAGGAACTCATGAATTTTTCAAAGAGCATATTGTAAGAGAAGAGAATACTAAGAAAGATGCAGAGTATGGAAGAAACACTTTATACATGCCATCAAATGAAGCTATAAAGCAAGAAGCTAAAAATAATAAATATGCAATTGGATATATTGGAATGGGATATATGGACAAATCTGTTAAAAGTTTAAAAGTTGACGCTATCGAGCCAAACGTACAAAACGTAGCAGATAAAAAATACCCGATCGCTAGAGAGATCTATTGGTATGTTATAGATACAGATAACAAAGATGTAAAAGGATTAGTTGATTTTGCATTATCAGCAGATGGACAAAGAGTAGTTTCAGACGAAGGATTTGTTCCAGCAAAATAG
- a CDS encoding response regulator transcription factor, giving the protein MKVLVVEDDLEIQALINYYFTKEGYKVTVASDGLEGLKYLKKDKHELIILDLMLPNLDGINFTKIVKEMEDEYGTPYIVMLTAKTEVEDVLKGLEIGADDYMKKPFDPRELLLRGKKLLNQQEKNKKIRNRFLELEIDEDKHLVTNSGEEVELSKKEYDLLLLLVKNKGIVVSREKILDKVWGSNYYSGDRTVDVYISKLREKIPFLTECIKTVKGVGYRLEEKR; this is encoded by the coding sequence ATGAAGGTACTAGTAGTTGAAGATGATTTAGAAATACAAGCGTTAATAAATTACTATTTTACAAAAGAGGGGTATAAAGTAACTGTAGCTTCTGATGGATTAGAAGGGCTAAAGTATTTGAAAAAGGATAAGCACGAATTAATCATCTTAGATTTAATGTTACCTAATTTAGATGGAATAAATTTTACTAAAATTGTTAAAGAGATGGAAGATGAGTATGGAACACCATATATTGTAATGTTAACAGCAAAAACAGAAGTTGAAGATGTACTTAAAGGACTTGAAATAGGTGCAGATGATTATATGAAAAAACCTTTTGACCCAAGAGAGTTATTGTTAAGAGGTAAAAAATTACTTAATCAACAGGAGAAAAATAAAAAAATAAGAAATAGATTCTTAGAATTAGAGATAGATGAAGATAAACATTTAGTTACAAATAGTGGAGAGGAAGTTGAACTTTCTAAAAAAGAGTATGACTTGCTTCTGCTTTTAGTAAAAAATAAAGGGATAGTTGTCAGTAGAGAAAAAATATTGGATAAAGTTTGGGGAAGTAATTACTATTCAGGAGATAGAACAGTAGATGTGTATATTTCTAAATTGAGAGAAAAAATACCATTTTTAACTGAGTGTATAAAAACAGTAAAAGGAGTTGGGTACAGATTAGAAGAAAAGAGATAA
- a CDS encoding ATP-binding protein, which translates to MIEIIFITTNISFLSALYKDGAKNSLKENVFIISNLIKEYEKEDYQQIFENSDMRFNIIALDGKVIYDSRKYNEEEKLENHGNRKEVLEVRDTGTGFDIRKSTISDETMAYYAVKRVNREGERVVVRVSKNYGETLRMLRLILVAELLFFTFLNFIIHAFYKNYLKRDLYKKIEVIEDFLKEKGNGENLYFEKDPWILNLWDVVQKWQKQNLENIINLNREKRILHQIITSIDSSICLFDEKLQLIIKNSKFNYLYEKDKINYLNLIKDLEIIEVVKKAINEKQNQKAEVYILRLKRYFSVNVKYLDQDQRYLLSVKDITATKGMIEVQKTFISNVSHELKTPLTNIKGYVIALEDAPEPLKIQFIKTIKNNIDKLENIIIDFLNISKIESSNIVNVEKVPVSRLKSELQAVLNERIKTSEASITYNLNLLNKDEELKIDFEKVLTILKNLVENAIIYRGTRVPEIEISIIETKSRYKIGVKDNGVGIGPEEVEKVFERFYRVDKARTSNKAGTGLGLSIVKELVERCGGKIDVISKEGKGTIFIFTILK; encoded by the coding sequence ATGATAGAGATAATATTTATAACGACAAATATATCTTTTTTATCAGCCTTATATAAAGATGGAGCAAAGAATAGTTTAAAAGAAAATGTATTTATCATATCTAACTTAATAAAAGAGTATGAAAAAGAGGACTATCAACAAATATTCGAGAATTCAGATATGAGATTTAATATAATCGCTTTAGATGGAAAAGTGATTTATGATTCAAGAAAGTATAATGAAGAGGAAAAACTAGAAAATCACGGAAATAGAAAAGAAGTTTTAGAGGTCAGAGACACAGGAACAGGATTTGATATTAGAAAAAGCACTATTTCAGATGAAACCATGGCATATTATGCTGTAAAAAGAGTTAATAGAGAGGGAGAAAGAGTTGTAGTTAGAGTTTCTAAAAACTATGGAGAAACTTTAAGAATGCTAAGACTTATTCTTGTAGCAGAATTGCTATTCTTTACTTTTTTAAATTTTATAATACATGCTTTTTATAAAAATTATTTAAAAAGAGATTTGTATAAAAAGATAGAAGTTATTGAAGATTTTTTGAAAGAAAAAGGAAATGGTGAAAATCTATACTTTGAAAAAGATCCATGGATATTAAATCTTTGGGATGTTGTACAAAAATGGCAAAAACAAAATTTAGAAAATATAATTAATTTGAATAGAGAAAAAAGAATTCTTCATCAAATTATAACATCGATAGATTCTTCAATTTGTCTATTTGATGAAAAATTACAGCTGATAATAAAAAATAGTAAATTTAACTATCTTTATGAGAAGGATAAAATCAATTATTTAAATTTAATTAAAGATTTAGAGATAATAGAGGTAGTAAAAAAAGCTATAAATGAAAAGCAGAATCAAAAAGCTGAAGTTTATATATTGAGATTAAAGAGATATTTTAGTGTCAATGTAAAATATTTAGATCAAGATCAAAGGTATCTTTTATCAGTTAAGGATATAACTGCAACTAAAGGAATGATTGAAGTTCAAAAAACATTTATAAGTAATGTAAGTCACGAGTTGAAAACACCTTTAACAAATATAAAAGGTTATGTAATTGCTTTAGAAGATGCTCCAGAGCCGTTGAAAATACAGTTTATAAAAACTATAAAAAATAATATAGATAAACTAGAGAATATAATTATAGATTTTTTAAATATAAGTAAAATTGAAAGTTCAAATATAGTTAATGTGGAAAAGGTACCTGTAAGTAGATTAAAATCAGAGTTGCAAGCTGTATTGAACGAAAGAATAAAAACGAGTGAAGCGAGTATAACTTATAATTTAAATCTTTTGAACAAGGATGAAGAATTGAAAATTGATTTTGAAAAAGTATTAACAATTCTTAAAAATCTAGTTGAAAATGCTATAATTTACAGAGGTACAAGAGTTCCTGAAATAGAGATATCTATAATAGAAACGAAAAGTAGATATAAAATAGGTGTAAAAGATAATGGTGTTGGAATAGGTCCAGAAGAGGTTGAGAAAGTATTCGAGAGGTTCTATAGAGTTGATAAAGCTAGAACAAGTAATAAAGCTGGAACTGGATTAGGACTTTCAATTGTAAAAGAGTTGGTAGAAAGATGTGGCGGAAAAATAGATGTAATTTCTAAAGAAGGAAAAGGGACTATTTTTATTTTTACGATCCTTAAATAG
- the trpS gene encoding tryptophan--tRNA ligase gives MKRSISGIQPSGILHLGNYFGAMKQFIENQEKFEGFYFIADYHSLTSLTDPKSLRENSYNIVLDYLALGLDPEKSTIFLQSDVPEHVELMWLLSNITPVGLLERGHSYKDKVAKGFTPNTGLLTYPVLMASDILLYDADVVPVGKDQKQHLEMARDIAIKFNQQYEVELFKLPEPQILESLAVIPGTDGQKMSKSYGNTINMFASKKELKKQVMSIVTDSTPLEEPKNPDNNIVKLYELFATKEQVEEMKAKFVAGNYGYGHAKTELLNAILEYFKEAREKREELANNMEYVEEVLAKGATKARAIAREKLTAAKIAVGLAGNAYRK, from the coding sequence ATGAAAAGAAGTATATCTGGTATCCAACCAAGTGGAATTTTACACTTAGGTAATTATTTTGGTGCCATGAAACAATTTATAGAAAACCAAGAGAAATTTGAAGGGTTTTATTTTATAGCCGATTACCATTCACTAACATCTCTTACTGACCCAAAATCTTTAAGAGAAAATTCTTACAACATTGTATTAGATTATTTAGCTCTAGGACTTGATCCTGAAAAATCAACAATTTTCTTACAATCAGATGTTCCTGAGCATGTTGAATTGATGTGGTTATTATCTAATATCACTCCTGTTGGACTTTTAGAAAGAGGTCACTCTTACAAAGATAAAGTAGCGAAAGGATTCACTCCAAACACAGGACTTTTAACTTATCCTGTTCTTATGGCTTCAGATATTTTACTATATGATGCTGATGTTGTTCCTGTTGGTAAAGATCAAAAACAACATTTAGAAATGGCTAGAGATATAGCTATAAAATTCAATCAACAATATGAGGTTGAACTATTTAAACTTCCTGAACCACAAATTTTAGAAAGTTTAGCTGTTATTCCTGGAACTGACGGACAGAAAATGAGCAAATCTTATGGTAATACAATTAACATGTTTGCTTCTAAAAAAGAACTTAAAAAGCAAGTTATGAGTATTGTTACTGATTCTACACCTTTAGAAGAGCCTAAAAATCCAGATAACAACATTGTTAAACTTTATGAATTATTCGCTACAAAAGAGCAAGTCGAAGAGATGAAAGCTAAGTTTGTAGCTGGAAACTACGGTTATGGTCATGCTAAAACTGAACTTTTAAATGCTATTCTTGAATACTTTAAAGAAGCTAGAGAGAAAAGAGAAGAGTTAGCTAATAATATGGAATATGTAGAAGAAGTATTAGCTAAAGGCGCTACTAAAGCTAGAGCTATTGCCAGAGAAAAACTTACTGCTGCTAAAATTGCTGTTGGATTAGCTGGAAACGCTTATAGAAAATAG
- a CDS encoding carboxypeptidase M32 — protein sequence MEKNICSFREMIKEKRMIDSMLALLQWDLETQTPRGGYKLLSEMIGELSLKSYNLTTSEKFLKIIQKLKKGEDKLDEVIKKEIELLEEEISKIKVIPPEEYKAYSELTAKAQGIWEIAREKNDFESFAPVLEQIFNYNKKLIEYRGEKGDVYSTILNDYEKGMDAKKLDVFFKELKKEIVPLLKEIKEKDRNFSDKLNFKVGKIEQKKFSKEILKYIGFDLDRGVLSESAHPFTLTVDKNDVRLTTRYFEELPFSSIYSTIHEGGHGIYEQNIADDIKDTLLADGASMGIHESQSRFYENVIGRSREFWYGILNKSKSKYGMLENLTLDEIYKGVNEVSPSLIRVEADELTYSLHIMIRYEIEKGVLSGEYLIKDLPKIWNEKMKEYLGVIPKNDSEGILQDVHWSCGLIGYFPSYALGNVYSIQILRAMKKEINIEGALERGELKEIKRWLEEKIHRYGKLKTPKELMVSITGEELNPDYYIEYLKEKYRKIYD from the coding sequence ATGGAAAAAAATATATGTAGTTTCAGAGAAATGATAAAAGAGAAGAGAATGATTGATTCAATGCTTGCATTACTTCAGTGGGATTTGGAGACACAAACACCAAGAGGTGGTTATAAATTACTCTCTGAAATGATAGGAGAATTAAGTTTAAAAAGTTATAATTTAACTACATCAGAAAAATTTTTAAAAATTATCCAAAAGCTAAAAAAGGGTGAGGATAAATTAGATGAAGTGATTAAAAAAGAGATAGAGCTGTTAGAGGAAGAGATTTCTAAAATAAAAGTAATACCTCCAGAAGAATATAAAGCCTACTCGGAGCTTACAGCTAAAGCTCAAGGGATTTGGGAGATTGCTCGTGAAAAAAATGATTTTGAAAGTTTCGCACCTGTGTTAGAACAGATTTTTAATTATAATAAAAAGTTGATTGAATACAGAGGTGAAAAGGGTGATGTCTATTCAACTATTTTAAATGATTATGAAAAGGGAATGGATGCAAAAAAATTAGATGTATTTTTTAAAGAGTTGAAAAAAGAGATTGTTCCTCTTTTAAAAGAGATAAAAGAAAAAGATCGAAATTTTTCAGATAAATTAAATTTTAAAGTTGGAAAAATAGAACAAAAGAAGTTTTCAAAGGAGATTTTAAAGTATATTGGTTTTGATTTAGATAGAGGTGTATTGTCAGAAAGTGCCCATCCTTTTACTTTAACAGTTGATAAAAATGATGTAAGATTGACAACGAGATATTTTGAAGAGTTACCTTTTTCGAGTATTTATAGCACTATTCATGAAGGTGGACATGGGATATATGAGCAAAATATAGCCGATGATATTAAGGATACATTGTTGGCAGATGGAGCTTCGATGGGTATTCATGAATCACAATCAAGATTTTATGAAAATGTGATTGGTAGAAGTAGAGAGTTCTGGTATGGTATTTTAAATAAAAGTAAATCTAAGTATGGTATGTTAGAAAACTTAACTTTAGATGAGATATACAAAGGTGTAAATGAGGTGTCACCATCATTAATAAGAGTAGAAGCGGATGAGTTGACATATTCACTTCATATAATGATAAGGTATGAGATAGAAAAAGGAGTTTTATCAGGAGAGTATTTGATTAAAGATTTGCCAAAGATATGGAATGAGAAAATGAAAGAATATTTAGGAGTGATTCCTAAGAATGATTCTGAAGGAATTCTTCAGGATGTACATTGGTCTTGTGGACTTATAGGGTATTTTCCATCTTACGCCTTGGGGAATGTTTATTCTATTCAAATTTTAAGAGCTATGAAAAAAGAGATTAATATAGAGGGAGCTTTAGAGAGGGGCGAACTTAAAGAGATAAAAAGATGGTTGGAAGAGAAAATTCATAGATATGGAAAATTAAAAACTCCAAAAGAGTTGATGGTTTCAATAACTGGAGAGGAATTAAATCCAGATTATTATATAGAGTATTTAAAAGAAAAATATAGAAAGATTTATGACTAG
- a CDS encoding ROK family protein: MNYFVGVDIGGTNSKIGLLNAEGDILKSCSIKTDSIEGVDYTLNKIWETVLEMAEELDISRDLIKGIGMGIPGPVIDQKKVAFFANFPWEKNLNISEKMEDISGIKTRLDNDVNVIALGETLYGAGKGYSKSVTIALGTGVGGGIFVDGKLISGATGAGGEIGHMKLEKDGKLCGCGQKGCFETYASATGVIRETLSRLQINKTNGVYKAIDGDLNKLEAKHVFDEAKKGDQFALAIVDYVAEYLAMGIGNVLNIINPDVIILSGGVALAGDILLDKVKEKLPNYALAITVENLKIKLGELGNDAGIKGASALTI; this comes from the coding sequence ATGAATTATTTTGTAGGGGTAGATATCGGAGGGACAAATAGTAAAATAGGACTATTGAATGCAGAGGGTGACATTCTAAAAAGTTGTAGCATAAAAACAGATTCAATAGAGGGTGTTGATTACACACTTAACAAAATTTGGGAAACTGTTTTAGAGATGGCTGAAGAATTAGATATAAGTAGAGATTTGATAAAAGGAATTGGTATGGGAATACCGGGGCCTGTTATTGATCAAAAAAAAGTTGCTTTTTTTGCTAATTTTCCTTGGGAGAAAAATCTTAACATAAGTGAAAAAATGGAAGATATTTCAGGAATAAAAACAAGACTTGATAATGATGTAAATGTAATAGCTCTTGGTGAAACATTGTACGGTGCAGGAAAAGGATATTCTAAAAGTGTAACAATAGCTCTTGGAACTGGAGTTGGTGGTGGGATATTTGTAGATGGTAAGCTTATTTCTGGAGCGACAGGTGCCGGTGGAGAGATTGGGCATATGAAGTTAGAGAAAGATGGTAAGCTTTGTGGATGTGGTCAAAAAGGGTGCTTTGAAACTTACGCTTCTGCAACAGGTGTGATAAGAGAAACTTTGTCTAGATTGCAAATAAATAAAACAAATGGAGTTTACAAAGCTATTGATGGTGATTTAAATAAATTAGAAGCTAAACATGTGTTTGATGAAGCTAAAAAAGGAGATCAATTTGCACTTGCAATAGTTGATTATGTGGCAGAGTATTTAGCTATGGGAATTGGAAATGTTTTGAATATTATAAACCCAGATGTCATAATTTTATCTGGTGGAGTAGCTTTAGCTGGAGACATATTATTGGATAAAGTAAAAGAAAAACTACCTAATTACGCACTTGCGATAACTGTTGAAAATTTAAAAATTAAATTGGGAGAATTAGGAAATGATGCAGGAATAAAAGGAGCTTCAGCCCTAACAATTTAA